TGCTCTCCATCCCGTAATGTAGTATCAAATATTCTAACTCGCATCAGTCTCCGCCCCTTTGTAGTGCTGCAACACCGGTCCTTGCAATGTCTAGTATTTCATAGGGAGCAAGTAATTCTTGAAGATTGTTGATCTGCTCAGGCGTGGCAGTGAGTGCTACCATTATAGAATCGCGTCTTGCATCATGAACCTTGGCACCAAAAGAGTTTGCTATATTGTTGATTTCCATGGAATCCGATGGTTTTGACACTTTGACTCTAAACAACGACAATTCTCTGAATACTGTTTTTTTGTCGTCTAACCGCTTTACCTCTATTGTGTCAATCATTTTGTCCAGTTGCTTTACAATTTGCTCTATTTGCTTTTCATCGCCTATTGTGGTAATTGTCATCTTTGAAAATTCCGGATTCTGAGTCACACCAACAGATATTGAATCAATGTTAAAGTTTCTGGAGCGAAACAAGTGAGTCACCTTGAATAGTATTCCAGGTTTGTTTTCTACTAAAATTGAAAGTATTGCCCACACCATTGTACACACCTAGGATGGTAGGATCATGTCCTTAAGTGATGTTCCAGGTGCCACAAACGGTAACACGTCTTCTTCTGGGTCGATTGGAATGTCAATTACTGTTGCAACATTAGATTTTAGTCCTGCCTTGATTGCTTGGCCTAACTCATTTAGATCGCCCACTCTGATTCCCTGCGCCCCATATGATTCTGCTAACTTGCAATAGTCGGGGCATTGTTTTTGGTCAACTCCAATCATTCTTCTGTCATAGAAAGTTCTCTGCCACTGGGCAACCATACCAAGGGTGTAATTATTTACCAAAAATACGATTACCGGTAAATTGTCTAGGACAGATGTAGCTAGTGAGTTTTCCGTCATGTTAAAGCTGCCATCACCTGCAATGTCCACTACTGGCAAGTCCGGTCTAGCTGCTTTTGCACCTATTGCTGCTGGGAAACCCCAACCCATGGTACCAAGACCAGTTGAGCTAAAGAAAGTGCCAGGAGATATTACATCATAGAATAATGACGCCCACATTTGGTGCTGGCCTACCTCTGTTGTGACTATAGATTGTGCTGGCATTACCTCACGTAGTTTGCGTAGTATTTTCGCTGCAGTTAATTCCCCCGGATGTAATTTTAGATTGTCTCGCCAGTATTGCTTTACTTCGGTTACGTGTTTTAGCCATTCGTTTTCTTCTGTCTTTTTGAATGCCTTCTGCATCAATAATTTGACAAATATTCTCAAGGATGCCTTGACATCGCCCACTATGGCAACACTCGTTGTCTGGTTTTTGCCGATTTCTGCCGGGTCGACATCTAGGTGTATGATTTTGAGATTTTTCTCAAATTCATCAAATCTTCCTACTGATCTGTCAGAGAATCTGGTTCCTATTGCCAGCACACAGTCGGCTTCAGACATTATCTTGTTTGCTTCTGCGTGTCCGTGCATGCCTATAGGACCTAGAGATAGGGTATGGTTTTCTGGAAATGCCCCCTTGCCCTTGAATGTAGACACCACTGGAATCATTAGCATTTCAGCCAATGACTGCAATTCCGCAAATGCGGATGATATTATGACACCACCGCCAGCTAGAATTACTGGCTTTGTAGATGATAGTAACAACTTGATTGCTTTTTCGATTGCGACAATGTCTGGGTCAGTCCACGGATGGTATCCGCGGATTTTGACTTCTTCTGGGAATGGAATCTCCGCTTCGTTTGTTTGAACGTCCTTAGGAATATCGATTAGTACTGCGCCTGGTCTTCCTGTCTCTGCAATGTAGAATCCTTTTTTGACTACCTCTGGAACGTCGGTTGCCTTGGTTGGCTGGAATGAATATTTTACAACGGGGTTTGCTATTCCAATAATGTCGCTTTCCTGGAAAGCATCGCGACCTATCATTGCAGTTGGCACCTGTCCGGTTATTGCCACCATTGGAGACGAGTCTGCGTTTGCAGTTGCAAGGCCTGTCACGATATTAGTAGCGCCAGGGCCTGATGTTGCAAAGCACACACCGGCTCGTCTTGAGACTCTTCCAAATCCGTCTGCCATGTGTGCGGCTGATTGCTCATGTCTAACTAGAATATGCCGAATGTTGCTCTTGTAGAGCTCATCGTACATTGGAAGGTTTGCACCTCCCGGTAGCCCGAAGATTTCTTTTACTCCTTGTTTTTCTAATGCTTTGATTAACGATCTTGCGCCTGAAATTTTTTCCATGATTTATTCACCACAAAAGCGCGCTGTAGTATAAATTTACAGCACCAGCTCGACTAGCAGTCCTACAAATGGTGCTGTCAAGCTAAATGACATATTCAAGATTAACGAACAAAATTAATCTTATAAAGATTGCTTGGTAATGCACAGTCAAACCCCAAGGCTTAAACTCTGACTCAGGCTCAAAAAAATCACTTGTCAGACAGAGAAGACATAATCAAAACTATAGAGACATTCTTTGAGGTAGGCAAGACCAAAGACCTAACACCGTTGCAGGAAATACAGCTAAATGATCCGGCATTTTCATCATACTCAGATTTACCACCATATGACCTCAAAGACTACAAGACATCAGTTGAATTACAAGAATTACGATTTGTCTCAATATCAGATTATGATTATTCCATTAGAAATCCAAAGATAAGTATCTTTGACTATGTTGCGGTGGTGGCATTTGAGCTGACACAAAAGGGAATGCTAGTTGACACAAAGGCATACACCGGCGAATTCATGGAAATACAGGGGCGAGCTACCTTTGTCCTAGTTAGAAAAGAGAATTGGAAGATAGTCCACATCCATCTGTCAAAGATCTAAAACATAGTTAGTCACATAAACAAAGGAAAGTGTTCAAAAGAACATACTGAATTCATGGGATATCTCTGAAAATAAAATGCAGTTTTATTGTGATTTTGGAGCTGCTGGTGCCGGAGTCGCCGGTTGTGCATCTGGTTTTGGTTGTTGTGTTGGTTTTGGTTGGTTTGGTTTTTGTTGTGATTTACTTTGCTGCTTGTTTTGGTTTTGTGGTTTTCCTTGGTTTGGTTTGCTTTGTGGTTTTTGTTGTGGTTTTTGTCCTTGTTTTTGCTGAGGTTTGTTCTGCGGTTGGTTTTGGTTTTGTGGTTTTCCTTGGTTTGGTTTTTGATTTGGTTTAGTTTGATTTAGTTGTCCTAGTTTTTGATTTGGTCGATTTTGATTGTTTGGTCTGTTTTGTTGTGGATGTTTTTGTAGTTGGTTTCTGTTTTGGTTTTGCCTGTTTCCTTGTGGATTTGGTCTGTTTACTTGGGGGCGGTTTTGGTTTCTATTTTGGTTTGGATTAAAGTTTCCCCGGTTTTGTGGTATTGGTTGTCCTTTTGATAGTTGTTGGAACAGCTTGTACGCTTGGTCCAAGTTGTAATTAGAGTGAACGATAGCTCGAACTGCCCTAATCATTGCCACGGGGTATTGTGATTGCCAAATATTTCGTCCCATATCAACGCCTGCAGCACCTGCCTTGATTGAATTGTATGTCAGGGCTAGTGCTTCGCGCTCTGGGATTTTTGGTCCACCAGCTACTATAATTGGAACTGGGCAAGAGTTGACTACTTTTTGAAAGTCATCGCAATAATATGTCTTAACCATATGTGCACCAAATTCTGCTGCAATTCTGCATGATAATGACAGGTATCTAGCGTCCCGCTTTGCCAGTTCTTTTCCAACTGCTGTAACAGCTAGTACCGGTAAGCCATATTCTTCTGCCTCGTTTACCAGATGCCCTAGACCGACTAGAGATTTGTGCTCATATTTTGCACCTACAAAAATAGACATTGTCACTGCGGTTGCGTTAATTCTAATTGCGTCTTTGATGCTTGTTGTGATTTCTTCATTGGACAAGTCTTCGCCAATGATGCTTGCGCCACCTGAGACTCGAAGCACTATTGGTACCGGGAAATTTGGATCAACTGAGCTTCTAACGACGCCTCTTGTTACCATCAGAGAGTCACAGTATCTCACAATTGGAGAAATTGTTCTTTTTGGTACTTCGAGTTTTTCTGTTGGTCCAAGAAAATAACCGTGATCTACTGCAAGCATTACTCCTCTACCGTTGTTTGGTTTCAGAATGCTTGCTATTCTGCTTTTTAATCCGTAATCCATATCTGTAAAATCCGACCTACCCAGACCCTTCTTAATCTTTTCTTCAGCCGTTTATTACTATCTTCATGGCATTGTGGCCAGTATGTGCATGCTCAAATGCTTTTTGTGATTCTGCCAGTGCATATCGATGTGTGATGAGCTTTTTTGCTGGAACTTTGCCTGAGGAAATTAGATCGAGTGCCTGCTTTGTGTCCATGTCTGATGCCGCATAGCTGGTGACTATTGTCAGTTCCTTAGAGTAAACAACACTCATGTCAATACTTAGTGTGGCGCCCTTTGATGGGACACCGAACATAACTACTGTGCCTCCCTTTCTTGTGAGCGCTATGGCATCAGTTACCGCAGACAATGCACCTGTTGCCACAATCGATACGTCGACTCCTTGATTTGCTGTTTCCTCTAGGATTTTTTGAATCGATTGAGGTGTGCCTGACTTAAGAGGAATCGCACAAATTGATTTTGCATAATCCAGCCTAAAGTCATTAATGTCGAGTGCAAATATTTTGGAGAATTCTTGCGCCTGTGCAAGCATCACATGCATCATGCCGGTCGGTCCTGCCCCAAAGATCGCCACAGTATCGCCTTTTTGGGACTTGAACTTGTTCCAGGACCTAATACAGCATGCAAGGGGCTCTATCAATGCCGCCTCGTCAAATGACATGGAATCGGGTATTTTCAGCACCCCGCCATGCGAGACATTCCATTCCGGCACGACGTATTCCTCTGATAATCCACATGGGGACAGATTAGTCTCAGAATATTTCTGGCACATGGTCTCATTTCCATGGTTACACAAATGACATGAATAACACGGTACATGATGATGTGTAAAGACTCGGTCTCCTTTTTTGAAATCT
The genomic region above belongs to Nitrososphaerota archaeon and contains:
- the ilvB gene encoding biosynthetic-type acetolactate synthase large subunit: MEKISGARSLIKALEKQGVKEIFGLPGGANLPMYDELYKSNIRHILVRHEQSAAHMADGFGRVSRRAGVCFATSGPGATNIVTGLATANADSSPMVAITGQVPTAMIGRDAFQESDIIGIANPVVKYSFQPTKATDVPEVVKKGFYIAETGRPGAVLIDIPKDVQTNEAEIPFPEEVKIRGYHPWTDPDIVAIEKAIKLLLSSTKPVILAGGGVIISSAFAELQSLAEMLMIPVVSTFKGKGAFPENHTLSLGPIGMHGHAEANKIMSEADCVLAIGTRFSDRSVGRFDEFEKNLKIIHLDVDPAEIGKNQTTSVAIVGDVKASLRIFVKLLMQKAFKKTEENEWLKHVTEVKQYWRDNLKLHPGELTAAKILRKLREVMPAQSIVTTEVGQHQMWASLFYDVISPGTFFSSTGLGTMGWGFPAAIGAKAARPDLPVVDIAGDGSFNMTENSLATSVLDNLPVIVFLVNNYTLGMVAQWQRTFYDRRMIGVDQKQCPDYCKLAESYGAQGIRVGDLNELGQAIKAGLKSNVATVIDIPIDPEEDVLPFVAPGTSLKDMILPS
- a CDS encoding zinc-binding dehydrogenase, with the translated sequence MKTASVKGPALVDVTEITKPPVGAGEILVKMHSCGICGSDVEKVFGKYGQPSMRLGHEPAGVIVEVGANVADFKKGDRVFTHHHVPCYSCHLCNHGNETMCQKYSETNLSPCGLSEEYVVPEWNVSHGGVLKIPDSMSFDEAALIEPLACCIRSWNKFKSQKGDTVAIFGAGPTGMMHVMLAQAQEFSKIFALDINDFRLDYAKSICAIPLKSGTPQSIQKILEETANQGVDVSIVATGALSAVTDAIALTRKGGTVVMFGVPSKGATLSIDMSVVYSKELTIVTSYAASDMDTKQALDLISSGKVPAKKLITHRYALAESQKAFEHAHTGHNAMKIVING
- a CDS encoding nuclear transport factor 2 family protein → MSDREDIIKTIETFFEVGKTKDLTPLQEIQLNDPAFSSYSDLPPYDLKDYKTSVELQELRFVSISDYDYSIRNPKISIFDYVAVVAFELTQKGMLVDTKAYTGEFMEIQGRATFVLVRKENWKIVHIHLSKI
- the lsrF gene encoding 3-hydroxy-5-phosphonooxypentane-2,4-dione thiolase, with the translated sequence MDYGLKSRIASILKPNNGRGVMLAVDHGYFLGPTEKLEVPKRTISPIVRYCDSLMVTRGVVRSSVDPNFPVPIVLRVSGGASIIGEDLSNEEITTSIKDAIRINATAVTMSIFVGAKYEHKSLVGLGHLVNEAEEYGLPVLAVTAVGKELAKRDARYLSLSCRIAAEFGAHMVKTYYCDDFQKVVNSCPVPIIVAGGPKIPEREALALTYNSIKAGAAGVDMGRNIWQSQYPVAMIRAVRAIVHSNYNLDQAYKLFQQLSKGQPIPQNRGNFNPNQNRNQNRPQVNRPNPQGNRQNQNRNQLQKHPQQNRPNNQNRPNQKLGQLNQTKPNQKPNQGKPQNQNQPQNKPQQKQGQKPQQKPQSKPNQGKPQNQNKQQSKSQQKPNQPKPTQQPKPDAQPATPAPAAPKSQ
- the ilvN gene encoding acetolactate synthase small subunit; translation: MWAILSILVENKPGILFKVTHLFRSRNFNIDSISVGVTQNPEFSKMTITTIGDEKQIEQIVKQLDKMIDTIEVKRLDDKKTVFRELSLFRVKVSKPSDSMEINNIANSFGAKVHDARRDSIMVALTATPEQINNLQELLAPYEILDIARTGVAALQRGGD